The following proteins are encoded in a genomic region of Glycine max cultivar Williams 82 chromosome 18, Glycine_max_v4.0, whole genome shotgun sequence:
- the LOC121173997 gene encoding serine/threonine-protein phosphatase 7 long form homolog encodes MLAYLYRDMCSATDYKTKSIEGMCILIQMWTWKRCTTLAPKRTPPVIENKSLGHRWLGRGNQHIDNDDLIVFRRKLDIMKRHEFLWEPYTTTIMSTLPPICLVGSVAWYAVEPLICFHVVEWHQPDRVLRQFGMQQPIPGCPSQPLNIHDITLKGKQDENWGQLFAPMISQWNNRVEFRVDVYPRQKGLLSFNSDYMVWYRRKMKMFVDPNNANTTTLVEVAETLQYMVSPQGRNTWTVDDLMPYVEKITILSEEQERITEPVSHGPASERQFTAQEFHILQSSVETQGIGRRREAVEAEEYSQQMVEHDRRMYYTPPTFSQYHSQMYQYPFKGHHTDTSASEHSFGGFWKHILIFHGRL; translated from the exons ATGCTTGCTTATTTATATAGAGATATGTGCAGCGCCACCGATTACAAAACTAAATCAATCgaaggtatgtgcatcttaatacAAATGTGGACATGGAAACGATGCAcgactttggctccaaagaggactcctcccgtaatagaaaataaatcactcggacacag gtggCTCGGGCGTGGAAATCAACATATTGACAATGATGATCTGATAGTTTTTCGTCGCAAATTGGATATcatgaaacgacatgag TTTCTGTGGGAGCCTTACACAACAACTATTATGTCAACGTTGCCTCCAATTTGTTTGGTTGGAAGTGTTGCGTGGTACGCGGTGGAGCCActcatttgtttccatgttgttgagtggcaccaacccgatagagttttgcgacaatttggaatgcaacaacctattcccGGGTGTCCTTCGCAACCCCTGAATATCCATGACATAACGCTGAAAGGcaaacaagatgaaaattggGGACAATTGTTCGCCCCAATGATCAGTCAATGGAACAATCGAGTTGAGTTTAGGGTCGACGTTTATCCTCGACAAAAgggcctattgagttttaactccgactacatggtctggtataggcgaaaaatgaagatgtttgttgacccgaacaatgcaaacacaactacattg GTTGAAGTTGCGGAGACATTAcagtatatggtgtcaccacaagggaggaacacatggacagttgatgatctcatgccttatgtggagaagATAACGATTTtatccgaagagcaagagagaatcactgagcctgtgtcacatggtccagcatcagAGCGTCAATTTACAGCACAAGAGTTTCACATtcttcagtcaagtgttgaaactcaggGCATAGGCAGACGAAGGGAGGCTGTTGAAGCGGaagaatattcccaacaaatggtGGAGCATGACCGTAGAATGTATTACACACCACCAACATTTTCTCAGTATCAttcacagatgtatcagtatcctttcaAAGGTCATCACACTGATACTTCTGCAAGCGAACATTCGTTTGGTGGTTTTTGGAAACAcatcctcatttttcatggtCGACTATGA
- the LOC102662994 gene encoding uncharacterized protein translates to MEGETSYTTSLPPIFDGEEYELWTTRMITHLEALDLWEAVEENYDVPELPLNPTVAQMKNHRERKTKKAKAKNCLFSAVSKIIFTRIMNFKSAKQIWDYLRSEYQGCERTKGLQVLNLGREFEMQSMKVTETIKGYADQLLGIANRVRLLGKDFPDERIVQKILVTIPKKYESKI, encoded by the coding sequence ATGGAGGGAGAAACATCATACACAACAAGTTTACCACCAATTTTTGATGGTGAGGAGTACGAATTATGGACTACAAGGATGATCACTCATCTTGAAGCTTTGGATCTTTGGGAGGCAGTAGAAGAAAACTATGATGTTCCTGAACTACCTTTAAATCCAACGGTGGCTCAGATGAAGAATCATAGAGAAAGGAAGACCAAAAAGGCTAAGGCTAAAAATTGCCTTTTCTCTGCTgtgtcaaaaattatttttacaagaaTTATGAACTTCAAGTCTGCCAAACAGATTTGGGATTATCTCAGATCAGAATATCAAGGTTGTGAAAGAACTAAAGGCTTGCAAGTACTCAACTTGGGCAGAGAATTCGAGATGCAGAGCATGAAAGTGACTGAAACAATTAAAGGCTACGCTGACCAACTGTTAGGCATAGCAAATAGAGTGAGGCTTCTTGGGAAGGACTTTCCTGATGAAAGAATAGTGCAAAAAATCCTGGTCACTATACCCAAGAAGTATGAATCAAAGATATAA